A single Plasmodium knowlesi strain H genome assembly, chromosome: 13 DNA region contains:
- a CDS encoding H/ACA ribonucleoprotein complex subunit 4, putative gives MEDVGGKANCQIEPERKEAVIDTSNWPLLLKNYDKLNVRSSHFTPLPMGNSPYSRNLEEYLKYGIINLDKPSNPSSHEVVSWIRKILRCEKTGHSGTLDPKVTGVLLVCLNRATRLVKSQQESGKEYVCVCKFHSKPKSLEEVKLVLNNFHGAIFQRPPLICAVKRQLRVRTIYDSKLLDFDDANNVCVFWVKCQAGTYIRTLCEHIGLLLGVGAHMQELRRVKSGNMTEYDNMCTLHDILDAQHVYDTTGDESYLRKIITPLEKLLINFPRIVIKDSAVNAICYGAKLTIPGVLRFDNNIDVNSEVVLMTTKGEAVALAIAQMTSSVIATVDHGVVSLTKRVIMDRDTYDVKWGYGTRSMEKKKLILAGLLDKYGKPNEKTPLSWIKSEGYVPKLVGDTAIYTLNTDDGNNNEVPENGKNVVGENNNPVGGSSAFNLSEGENKKKKDGEGAEENDNNAGEQSDSGVVKKKRKKN, from the coding sequence atggaggatGTAGGGGGGAAGGCCAACTGCCAAATCGAACcagagagaaaagaagcagTGATAGATACATCAAATTGGCCACTTCTACTAAAGAATTATGATAAACTGAACGTTCGAAGTTCCCACTTCACGCCGCTACCAATGGGAAATTCTCCCTACTCTCGTAATTTAGAAGAATATCTAAAATATGGAATCATCAATTTGGATAAGCCCAGTAACCCCTCCTCGCATGAAGTAGTTTCTTGGATAAGAAAAATTCTAAGGTGTGAAAAAACAGGACACAGTGGTACCTTAGACCCTAAGGTGACGGGTGTATTACTAGTGTGCCTAAACAGAGCAACCAGGTTGGTAAAATCGCAGCAAGAATCTGGAAAGGAgtacgtatgtgtatgtaaatTTCATTCCAAGCCGAAGAGTCTTGAAGAAGTGAAGCTAGTGCTAAATAACTTCCATGGGGCTATTTTTCAGAGGCCTCCATTAATCTGTGCAGTAAAAAGACAATTAAGAGTTCGAACCATTTATGATTCAAAATTGTTAGATTTTGACGACGCAAATaatgtatgtgtattttGGGTGAAGTGTCAAGCAGGAACTTACATAAGAACCTTGTGCGAACATATAGGTTTGCTCCTAGGTGTAGGAGCCCACATGCAAGAATTGAGAAGAGTAAAATCAGGAAATATGACAGAGTACGACAACATGTGTACTTTACATGATATTTTGGATGCCCAACATGTATATGATACAACTGGGGATGAAAGTTACTTGAGGAAAATTATCACCCCCTTGGAGAAGCTCCTCATAAACTTCCCCAGAATAGTTATAAAGGACAGTGCAGTAAATGCCATATGTTATGGTGCTAAATTAACTATCCCTGGCGTTTTAAGATTTGATAATAATATCGATGTGAACTCCGAAGTTGTGTTAATGACAACCAAAGGGGAAGCAGTTGCCTTGGCCATTGCTCAGATGACGTCTAGTGTTATTGCCACCGTTGACCATGGTGTTGTTTCTCTCACCAAAAGAGTTATTATGGATAGAGACACGTACGATGTGAAGTGGGGTTATGGTACGAGAtctatggaaaaaaaaaaattaatcctTGCAGGTCTACTTGATAAGTACGGAAAGCCCAATGAAAAAACACCCCTAAGTTGGATCAAAAGTGAAGGTTATGTTCCCAAACTGGTTGGCGACACAGCCATTTATACGCTCAACACGGATGACGGTAACAACAATGAGGTGCcagaaaatgggaagaatgtAGTCGGTGAAAATAATAACCCCGTGGGGGGAAGTTCCGCTTTCAATTTAAGCGAaggcgaaaataaaaaaaagaaggacggTGAAGGAGCggaagaaaatgacaacAACGCGGGTGAGCAGTCCGACTCGGGGGTGgtcaaaaagaagagaaaaaaaaattga